A region of Paenibacillus thiaminolyticus DNA encodes the following proteins:
- a CDS encoding helix-turn-helix transcriptional regulator has protein sequence MRADRLLSIVLLLQNHGKLTSKELARQLEVSERTIMRDMDALSAAGIPVYADRGSYGGWMLAEGYRTTLTGMKATELLSLLLIPSTLLDDLGLREEGDSALRKLLASTTAEQRRDAEIARERLHIDGAGWHETTQDSSPFLSLLQEAVWEERAVRVDYEREDGVVTRTLQPLGLVAKRNVWYVVAETADAALRTYRLSRLRHAELLDETFTRPAGFDLASYWAQSTAQFTASLPRYPARIRLRDEMLERLSLDRYVRVGLVRVAGGGWSEAEVEFHTLESAAETILRFGPRMEALAPAELRAAVIAEAKALLAQYGEEQA, from the coding sequence ATGCGGGCGGATCGGCTGTTATCCATTGTGCTGCTGCTGCAGAATCATGGCAAATTGACATCGAAGGAGTTGGCCCGGCAGCTGGAGGTATCCGAGCGGACCATCATGCGAGACATGGATGCGCTTAGCGCCGCCGGCATTCCGGTGTACGCGGATCGGGGATCGTATGGCGGCTGGATGCTGGCGGAAGGATACCGTACGACGTTGACGGGAATGAAGGCGACGGAGCTTCTGTCGCTGCTGCTGATCCCCTCCACCCTGCTCGATGATCTCGGCCTTCGGGAAGAGGGAGACAGCGCTCTTCGGAAGCTGCTCGCCTCCACGACCGCCGAGCAGCGGCGGGATGCGGAGATTGCCCGGGAGCGCCTCCATATCGACGGAGCGGGTTGGCATGAGACGACGCAGGATTCGTCGCCCTTTCTGTCTCTGCTGCAAGAGGCTGTATGGGAAGAGCGGGCGGTTCGCGTGGACTACGAACGCGAGGATGGCGTCGTGACCCGGACGCTCCAACCGCTCGGGCTCGTGGCGAAGCGGAATGTGTGGTACGTCGTCGCGGAGACCGCCGATGCCGCGCTGCGCACGTACCGCTTGTCGCGGCTGCGGCATGCCGAACTGCTGGACGAGACCTTCACGCGCCCCGCTGGCTTCGACCTTGCGTCCTACTGGGCGCAATCGACGGCCCAGTTCACCGCAAGCCTGCCGCGCTACCCGGCGCGTATTCGGCTGCGCGACGAGATGCTGGAGCGCTTGTCCCTGGACCGGTACGTGCGGGTCGGCCTGGTCCGGGTGGCAGGCGGCGGGTGGTCCGAGGCCGAAGTCGAATTCCATACGCTGGAATCGGCCGCCGAGACGATTCTCCGCTTCGGGCCGCGGATGGAGGCGCTTGCGCCGGCCGAGCTGCGCGCCGCGGTCATTGCGGAAGCGAAGGCGCTGCTGGCGCAATACGGCGAGGAGCAGGCCTGA
- a CDS encoding DUF1572 family protein: MPQDSKESVAQHYLRVVIDKFTSLKADAERAMAQLQEQDIHWAMNEDSNSVAVIVQHMSGNMISRWTDFLTSDGEKPDRNRDDEFIDSIRTKYDLLRVWNRGWDVFLNALRSLTTDDLLATVTIRNEPHSVLEAIERQMSHYSYHVGQIVYVAKQIRSGEWSTLSIPRQK, translated from the coding sequence ATGCCGCAAGATTCGAAGGAGAGCGTGGCTCAGCATTATTTGCGGGTCGTCATCGACAAATTCACGAGCCTGAAAGCGGACGCCGAGCGGGCGATGGCTCAGCTTCAGGAGCAGGATATCCATTGGGCGATGAACGAGGACTCGAACAGCGTCGCCGTTATCGTCCAGCATATGAGCGGCAATATGATATCCCGCTGGACCGATTTCCTGACGAGCGACGGCGAGAAGCCAGATCGGAACCGCGACGATGAATTCATCGACTCGATTCGTACCAAGTACGACCTGCTGCGGGTATGGAACCGCGGCTGGGACGTCTTCCTGAATGCGCTCCGCTCCTTGACCACGGACGATCTGTTGGCGACGGTCACGATCCGGAACGAGCCCCATTCCGTTCTCGAAGCGATCGAGCGCCAGATGTCGCATTATTCGTATCATGTCGGCCAGATCGTCTATGTCGCGAAGCAGATTCGATCCGGGGAATGGAGCACCTTATCGATTCCCCGCCAAAAATAA
- a CDS encoding undecaprenyldiphospho-muramoylpentapeptide beta-N-acetylglucosaminyltransferase — translation MKIKKIVLTGGGSAGHVSVNAALIPKMLERNWDIHYIGSYDGIERKIMSAYSEVTYHGISTGKLRRYADWNNVKDPFKVLKGCGQAYALLRHIGPRIVFSKGGFVSVPVVAAGWMRRVPAIIHESDMTPGLANRIATPFATRICATFPETLQHIRSGKAEYVGAIVRGELRQGDAARGRLHCGFPSGKKVLLVMGGSLGAKSINGAIRANLRSLLDNFRIVHICGAGQVDEALQHPGYKQFEFVHDELPHLMAMSDVVISRAGSNAIFELLSLRKPMLLIPLPKGSSRGDQILNARSFADRGFAEVLDDADVSSDAFLRMVHTLAEKTVEYVQRMDSHSGDAIGTTEKLADMIERYAKR, via the coding sequence ATGAAGATTAAAAAGATAGTCCTGACCGGTGGAGGCTCGGCAGGGCACGTAAGCGTCAATGCCGCCTTGATTCCGAAGATGCTGGAACGGAATTGGGATATTCACTATATCGGGTCGTATGATGGAATCGAACGGAAGATCATGTCCGCCTACTCTGAGGTGACCTATCACGGCATCTCGACCGGGAAGCTAAGGCGCTATGCGGATTGGAACAATGTGAAGGATCCGTTCAAGGTCTTAAAAGGCTGTGGCCAAGCCTATGCGTTATTGAGGCACATTGGGCCGCGGATCGTTTTCTCCAAGGGAGGATTCGTGTCCGTGCCGGTCGTGGCGGCAGGATGGATGCGGCGCGTGCCGGCCATCATCCACGAGTCGGATATGACGCCGGGCTTGGCGAACCGTATCGCCACTCCGTTCGCTACCCGGATCTGTGCGACGTTCCCGGAGACGCTTCAGCATATCCGCAGCGGCAAAGCGGAATACGTCGGCGCGATCGTTCGCGGGGAGCTGCGCCAGGGGGATGCCGCCCGTGGCCGGCTGCATTGCGGATTCCCGTCGGGGAAGAAGGTCCTGCTCGTCATGGGCGGCAGCTTGGGCGCCAAAAGCATCAACGGGGCGATCCGGGCCAACCTGCGTTCTCTGCTCGACAACTTCCGGATCGTGCATATTTGCGGCGCGGGCCAGGTGGATGAGGCTCTGCAGCATCCGGGCTACAAGCAATTCGAATTCGTCCATGACGAGCTGCCTCATCTGATGGCGATGTCCGATGTCGTCATCTCGCGGGCCGGATCGAACGCGATCTTTGAATTGCTGTCACTGCGCAAGCCGATGCTGTTGATTCCGCTGCCGAAGGGGTCCAGCCGCGGCGATCAGATTCTGAACGCCAGATCGTTCGCGGACAGAGGTTTCGCCGAGGTGTTGGATGATGCGGACGTGTCGTCGGACGCCTTCCTGCGTATGGTGCATACGCTAGCGGAGAAAACGGTCGAGTATGTGCAGCGGATGGATTCGCACTCTGGCGATGCGATCGGCACGACAGAGAAGCTGGCGGACATGATCGAGCGATATGCCAAGCGGTAG
- a CDS encoding ATP-binding protein — protein MKFSIKPGQIHVSFQSGNGHMTVAIENEGNPITAEQEKHLFERFYKADDSRTAHAIQSGSGLGLSIAKNIFELHGGTIRLRHEDGHFTFTVRLPNR, from the coding sequence TTGAAATTTTCGATTAAGCCGGGCCAGATTCATGTCTCATTCCAATCAGGAAACGGCCATATGACCGTTGCGATCGAGAACGAGGGCAATCCGATTACGGCGGAGCAGGAGAAGCATCTGTTTGAACGCTTCTACAAGGCCGATGATTCCCGTACGGCACATGCGATTCAATCCGGCTCCGGTCTGGGGCTGTCCATCGCGAAGAACATCTTCGAGCTGCATGGCGGCACGATCAGGCTCCGGCATGAGGACGGACACTTCACCTTCACGGTACGGCTGCCGAACAGGTAA
- a CDS encoding NUDIX domain-containing protein: MAKTKIIVTAGAIIRDRAGRVLLQKRSDYGNWGLPGGGMEPGEAIEDTMIREVYEETGLVVERYELYSIYSGERMHYTYPDGNEVVFVMFLFNAAVNLEGKLEEDGKTLLFRDEAGESAALEFKRLEQIDTAQISTVQRPVFEDLLLKKDVLLRK; this comes from the coding sequence GTGGCAAAAACCAAAATCATCGTGACCGCGGGAGCGATCATCCGCGATCGTGCCGGCAGAGTGCTGCTGCAGAAGCGATCGGATTACGGCAACTGGGGCCTGCCAGGAGGCGGCATGGAGCCGGGAGAAGCGATCGAGGACACCATGATTCGGGAAGTCTATGAAGAGACGGGGCTTGTGGTCGAGCGCTATGAGCTGTACTCGATCTACAGCGGCGAACGGATGCATTATACATACCCGGACGGCAATGAAGTCGTGTTCGTCATGTTCCTGTTCAATGCGGCAGTGAATCTGGAAGGGAAGCTAGAGGAAGACGGCAAGACGCTGCTCTTTCGGGACGAGGCGGGGGAATCGGCGGCGCTGGAATTCAAGCGTCTGGAGCAGATCGATACCGCACAGATCAGTACCGTCCAGAGACCTGTCTTCGAGGACTTGCTGTTGAAGAAGGACGTTCTGCTTCGAAAATAA
- a CDS encoding DUF5316 family protein, with protein MKYFGLACIISLLITALAYARGGWELAAQANAWPGGILVILAAILSGTLVSGDRSRANFHSSSTEELRARTQWSGSAFLCSIPFLVVTIVYFVTK; from the coding sequence ATGAAATATTTCGGATTGGCATGTATTATAAGTCTGCTAATTACGGCACTTGCGTATGCGAGGGGGGGCTGGGAACTGGCGGCCCAAGCGAATGCGTGGCCTGGGGGAATTCTGGTGATTCTCGCGGCAATCCTATCCGGTACGCTCGTAAGCGGGGATCGGTCACGAGCCAACTTCCACTCCAGCTCAACAGAAGAACTGCGCGCCCGTACTCAATGGTCTGGGAGCGCGTTCCTATGCTCGATTCCGTTTTTAGTGGTGACCATTGTATATTTTGTAACGAAATAG
- a CDS encoding DUF6886 family protein gives MLYHFSEEPGIKRFAPRENQNREGFPPVVWAIDEEHQFTYFFPRNCPRIVIRATPDMSKEEREQFLGYSLANTIITIESRWYARVADCTIYRYAFEEDLFELYDKTAGYYISPHTIIPAGCTPVNRLVDRLLELGVELRVTPNLYPLRDAILRSSFQSFGIHRFNQAAKP, from the coding sequence ATGCTGTACCATTTCAGCGAAGAACCCGGCATTAAGCGGTTCGCCCCGAGGGAGAACCAGAATCGGGAAGGCTTTCCTCCGGTCGTATGGGCGATTGATGAAGAGCATCAATTTACTTATTTTTTTCCGAGGAACTGTCCCCGGATTGTCATCAGGGCTACACCGGATATGAGCAAGGAAGAGCGGGAACAATTTTTGGGTTATTCGCTGGCAAATACGATAATTACGATAGAGAGCCGGTGGTACGCCCGCGTCGCGGACTGTACGATATACCGGTATGCATTTGAGGAAGATCTGTTCGAGTTGTATGATAAGACGGCGGGGTACTATATTTCCCCTCATACGATCATTCCTGCAGGCTGTACTCCTGTGAATAGACTCGTCGACAGGCTGCTGGAACTGGGAGTCGAGCTGCGCGTAACGCCGAATCTATATCCGCTGCGCGACGCGATTCTCCGCTCCTCCTTCCAGAGCTTCGGCATTCACCGCTTCAATCAGGCCGCCAAGCCATGA
- a CDS encoding arylamine N-acetyltransferase, which produces MEAAALVERFLAYMEVPRGKADLALLNRLIDRFQRKVRWENLTKIIDYEAGASRKQFIPPIEVYVNRMVTQGYGGTCWTIAIGFHWLLRQLGYSAHYLYMDPGHLCLRVDLDQPYYVDLGYCAPLFQAYPLHQSFVAADDRETFTYTAAADGITIVRRPGPTKTLNPEPVELEELLPIINRSNDWNTSFVLQELLIFGNVEDIPTSLTNGTLKQYFPDRKIKRELEPDELRHWITDKFGMDFALYEQASGIFRRRRAQLDRDRH; this is translated from the coding sequence ATGGAAGCAGCAGCGCTTGTGGAGCGGTTTTTGGCTTATATGGAGGTGCCGCGGGGGAAGGCGGATTTGGCTCTGCTGAACAGGTTGATCGATCGGTTCCAGCGGAAGGTGCGATGGGAGAACTTGACCAAGATCATCGATTACGAGGCGGGCGCCTCGAGGAAGCAGTTCATTCCTCCTATCGAGGTCTATGTCAATCGTATGGTGACGCAAGGGTATGGCGGCACCTGCTGGACGATTGCTATCGGCTTCCACTGGCTGCTGCGGCAGCTTGGATATAGCGCGCATTATCTCTACATGGACCCGGGGCATCTCTGCTTGCGCGTGGATCTGGATCAGCCGTATTATGTCGATCTCGGCTACTGCGCACCTTTGTTTCAAGCCTATCCGCTGCATCAGTCATTCGTTGCGGCGGACGACAGGGAGACATTCACCTATACCGCTGCGGCGGACGGGATTACCATTGTGCGGCGGCCGGGCCCGACCAAAACATTGAACCCAGAGCCGGTCGAGCTGGAGGAATTGCTTCCGATCATCAATCGATCGAATGATTGGAACACCTCGTTTGTCTTGCAGGAGCTGCTCATATTCGGTAATGTCGAAGATATCCCGACTTCGTTAACGAATGGCACGCTGAAGCAGTATTTCCCGGATCGGAAGATCAAGCGGGAACTGGAGCCGGATGAACTTAGGCACTGGATAACAGACAAGTTCGGGATGGACTTTGCCTTGTACGAGCAAGCCAGCGGCATCTTCCGGCGCAGACGCGCCCAACTGGACAGAGACAGGCATTGA
- a CDS encoding immunity 22 family protein: MERYLTYTYTEDGDGIEPPFAEDFRIFYFDGDFREAYLADSPGVGLADLLAGCSYEEEVIRRPV, encoded by the coding sequence CTGGAGCGTTACTTGACGTATACATATACGGAGGACGGAGACGGCATCGAGCCTCCGTTCGCCGAGGATTTTCGCATCTTTTATTTCGACGGCGATTTCCGGGAAGCGTATCTCGCAGATAGTCCCGGCGTCGGGCTGGCAGATTTGCTGGCAGGCTGTTCCTATGAGGAGGAAGTGATTCGGCGTCCGGTATGA
- the murC gene encoding UDP-N-acetylmuramate--L-alanine ligase → MGSYHFIGIKGSGMSALAQLLHDLGHRVQGEDVGEAIFTQAPLEARNIPIYAFGEAPLANDMIVIASNAFDDAHLSLEQCRRQGLPIQRYHHFLAAWMKDYTSIAITGSHGKTTTTGMLVHALGSSWPTCSLIGDGTGSGTADARFFVFESCEYKRHFLAYQPDIAIITNIDFDHPDYFRGVDDVRHAFEQMTATVGKQIVACGDDDQVRLLQSAKPILYYGFGDHNELRAESISVHGEGVSFDVIWQGAKLDRFTIPVYGRHNVLNTLAVIGVGLVLGLDMAAIRQRVSSFGGVKRRFTESGWKTNIVIDDYAHHPSEIRATLDAARSKYPDRRIVSVFQPHTFTRLERLIDDFAASLIAADDVFLCPIFGSARERVGSVSIENLRDRIPRAQLLSESSIGQLGSYEDSVLVFMGAGDIQKYQRRLVEL, encoded by the coding sequence ATGGGCAGCTATCATTTTATTGGGATAAAAGGAAGCGGAATGAGTGCGTTAGCACAATTGCTGCATGATCTCGGACATCGGGTTCAAGGGGAAGATGTCGGGGAGGCGATATTTACACAGGCTCCTTTGGAGGCAAGGAATATCCCAATATACGCTTTCGGTGAGGCGCCGTTGGCGAACGATATGATCGTAATTGCATCGAATGCCTTCGATGATGCGCATTTGAGCTTGGAACAATGCAGAAGACAGGGGTTGCCCATCCAGCGATACCATCATTTCCTGGCGGCTTGGATGAAGGACTATACGAGCATCGCCATTACCGGATCGCATGGCAAGACCACGACGACGGGGATGCTGGTGCACGCGCTCGGCTCTTCCTGGCCGACCTGCAGCCTGATCGGCGACGGGACCGGGTCCGGTACGGCCGACGCCCGATTCTTCGTCTTCGAGAGCTGTGAATATAAGCGGCATTTCCTGGCTTATCAGCCGGATATCGCCATAATTACGAATATTGATTTTGATCATCCGGATTACTTCCGGGGGGTAGACGATGTGAGACATGCCTTCGAGCAGATGACCGCCACCGTTGGCAAGCAGATCGTCGCTTGCGGAGATGACGACCAGGTGCGCTTGCTTCAGTCCGCGAAGCCCATTCTCTATTACGGATTCGGAGATCATAATGAACTAAGGGCTGAGTCCATTTCCGTACATGGCGAAGGCGTCAGCTTCGATGTTATTTGGCAGGGGGCCAAGCTGGATCGGTTCACGATCCCGGTCTATGGGCGCCATAACGTGCTGAATACGCTCGCTGTCATCGGCGTCGGGCTCGTGCTCGGGCTGGATATGGCCGCGATCCGGCAGCGCGTTTCTTCCTTTGGAGGTGTGAAGCGGCGCTTCACGGAATCGGGATGGAAGACCAATATCGTAATTGACGATTACGCTCACCATCCGTCCGAGATTCGGGCGACGCTGGATGCGGCCCGCAGCAAATATCCGGATCGGCGCATCGTCAGCGTATTCCAGCCGCATACCTTCACTCGCCTGGAACGGTTGATTGATGACTTCGCCGCATCGCTGATCGCCGCGGACGATGTGTTCCTCTGTCCGATTTTCGGCTCGGCGCGCGAGCGGGTCGGCAGCGTATCGATTGAAAATCTGCGCGATCGGATTCCGCGTGCGCAGCTTCTGTCTGAAAGCTCGATTGGCCAACTCGGATCCTATGAGGATTCGGTGCTCGTCTTCATGGGGGCAGGCGATATCCAGAAGTATCAGAGACGGCTTGTGGAGCTGTGA
- a CDS encoding class I SAM-dependent methyltransferase → MLQEISRYWTSGAAGYNKVVQAQFRSRRTVERWKALLQEGLSEHKPQRILDAGTGPGFFSLLLAEMGHHLTAVDASPGMVDTAARNFKAAGLDIQVYEGDAAHLEREEDESYDAVVSRDVVWTLPDPAGAYNEWFRVLGPGGRLLLFDGNYLYQKQRGLRYLLRRAMAWMLILLTERRISTRASHDERALERLPFVQAARPEADIEALEQAGFTIDIVRTDYFPGYKQSLQYWKYGYQTDVRFMIVARKA, encoded by the coding sequence TTGCTACAAGAAATTTCCCGCTATTGGACGTCCGGGGCTGCCGGCTATAACAAGGTCGTACAGGCGCAGTTCCGCAGCCGGCGGACCGTTGAAAGATGGAAGGCGTTATTGCAGGAAGGATTGAGCGAACACAAGCCGCAGCGCATATTGGATGCAGGGACCGGACCCGGATTTTTCTCCTTGCTTCTTGCGGAGATGGGCCATCATCTGACTGCGGTAGATGCTTCGCCCGGCATGGTGGATACCGCCGCGCGCAACTTCAAGGCCGCAGGACTGGATATTCAGGTGTATGAAGGCGACGCGGCCCATTTGGAGCGCGAGGAGGATGAATCCTATGATGCGGTCGTATCCCGCGATGTCGTCTGGACGCTGCCGGATCCGGCCGGTGCGTACAACGAATGGTTCAGGGTGCTTGGGCCGGGCGGACGATTGCTCCTATTTGACGGCAACTATTTGTACCAGAAGCAGCGAGGCCTCAGGTACCTTCTGCGGCGTGCGATGGCCTGGATGCTCATCCTGTTGACCGAGCGGAGAATAAGCACACGGGCGAGCCACGATGAGCGGGCGCTGGAACGGCTGCCGTTCGTGCAGGCCGCTCGGCCGGAGGCCGATATCGAAGCGCTCGAGCAGGCAGGGTTTACAATCGACATCGTCCGGACCGATTATTTTCCCGGGTATAAGCAATCACTGCAATATTGGAAATATGGGTATCAAACGGATGTTCGCTTTATGATTGTCGCCCGAAAGGCATGA
- a CDS encoding nickel ABC transporter substrate-binding protein, with product MRKRMTRIKKQMRWYCAAMAALVLVLAAGCGPAARPASSGEGGAGKQIVVAVASDPALDQLDAGTYGGSIMVHPMVYDSLVEYGDKGSIVPSLAESWDLSDDGRIYTFHLRSGVVFSDGTPLDAAAVKFSFERWYRDPAYSSLNVATGLQNIKVIDGATIQFTFKEPFYPLLTEMAFARPVRIISPSAVEPFGDPDGRFTKPIGTGAWMVDGYTKDQEAVLVRNPAYWGDAPQLEKIVLKVIPDAQSRVLALQSGAVDISGGEAGTIPFDNLELLRADPQLSVQQAAGTSSHFLIFNENQWMLQDVNVRRAINLAIDKQSILEQLLGGAGKEAQGLFPLTVPYITERNNRWYGHDLDEARRLLREAGYADSDGDGALEKDGRKLELKLVLQQAEYPEWKPIAEAVQSQLQAVGIQVQLQVLEPNAYYDTLWKSRKYDLILYRTYSDAYNPHAFLLSLFHQTGGTPAVAWSDAKLETLLDQALVSTDTGRRQALYDQWFARAKEEAIYAPIYYPDDIFVVNQRVRNFKPGYTTYAPIAWNDLQVEY from the coding sequence ATGAGAAAACGAATGACCAGAATCAAAAAACAAATGCGTTGGTATTGCGCGGCAATGGCTGCGCTCGTCCTTGTCTTGGCGGCTGGGTGCGGTCCGGCTGCACGACCCGCGTCATCTGGCGAAGGCGGCGCCGGCAAGCAGATTGTGGTGGCTGTCGCCTCGGATCCGGCGTTGGATCAACTGGACGCGGGCACCTATGGAGGCTCGATTATGGTACATCCGATGGTGTACGACAGTCTGGTGGAATACGGAGACAAAGGGAGCATAGTCCCGTCGCTGGCCGAGTCATGGGACCTGTCGGACGATGGCAGGATCTATACCTTTCACCTGAGATCGGGCGTCGTTTTTTCCGATGGCACGCCATTGGACGCGGCGGCGGTGAAATTTTCGTTCGAGCGCTGGTACCGGGATCCGGCATATTCTTCGCTCAATGTCGCCACCGGGCTTCAGAACATCAAGGTCATCGATGGGGCGACAATTCAATTTACATTTAAGGAGCCTTTTTACCCGCTGTTGACGGAAATGGCCTTTGCCCGTCCCGTTCGCATCATCAGCCCTTCGGCGGTTGAGCCGTTCGGCGATCCGGACGGACGTTTCACGAAGCCGATCGGCACCGGAGCATGGATGGTTGATGGTTACACGAAGGATCAAGAAGCGGTCCTTGTTCGCAATCCGGCTTATTGGGGGGATGCGCCGCAGCTGGAGAAGATTGTTCTGAAGGTGATTCCGGACGCGCAGTCGCGGGTTCTTGCGTTACAGAGCGGCGCAGTCGACATTTCCGGCGGCGAAGCGGGCACAATCCCCTTTGACAATCTGGAGCTGCTCCGGGCGGACCCGCAGTTATCGGTTCAACAAGCGGCAGGGACAAGCTCTCATTTTCTTATTTTCAACGAGAACCAATGGATGCTTCAGGATGTGAATGTGCGCAGGGCGATCAATCTTGCCATCGACAAACAAAGTATCCTCGAGCAGTTGCTCGGCGGCGCCGGCAAGGAAGCTCAAGGCTTGTTCCCGCTGACCGTCCCGTACATCACGGAACGCAATAACCGTTGGTATGGACATGACCTTGATGAGGCCAGACGGCTGCTCCGGGAAGCGGGCTACGCCGACTCCGATGGAGACGGGGCGCTAGAGAAGGACGGCCGCAAGCTGGAGCTGAAGCTCGTGCTGCAGCAGGCAGAGTATCCCGAGTGGAAGCCGATTGCCGAAGCGGTTCAGTCCCAATTGCAAGCAGTTGGCATCCAAGTTCAGCTTCAGGTGCTTGAACCGAATGCGTACTACGATACGTTGTGGAAAAGCCGAAAATATGATCTCATTCTGTACAGAACCTATTCGGATGCCTACAATCCGCATGCGTTTTTGCTGTCGCTGTTTCATCAGACCGGCGGCACGCCTGCCGTTGCCTGGTCGGATGCGAAGTTAGAGACGCTGCTTGATCAAGCGCTTGTATCCACGGACACCGGCCGCAGGCAGGCCTTGTATGATCAGTGGTTTGCCAGGGCTAAGGAAGAGGCGATATACGCGCCTATTTATTACCCGGACGATATTTTTGTGGTGAACCAGCGAGTCCGGAACTTCAAGCCGGGCTATACGACTTATGCGCCAATTGCGTGGAACGATCTTCAGGTGGAGTACTGA
- a CDS encoding ATP-binding cassette domain-containing protein, whose translation MLIETELLTKMYRQDRRWFSRAEEVVAVDRVSIQVAQGTAIGLVGESGCGKSTLSRLLLGLERATSGRVLYRGTDITGWSSRRMRPLRSRMQMVFQNSFASFDPLLTVERIIAEPLDYYQKLSGEERRREVLRLLSLVELDERYLKRYPDELSGGQQQRVGIARALAPGPELLICDEPFSSLDFTLRRSMLHLLQRLKRQLRLTYLFVTHDLSLIPELCDQVAVMRRGRVIETAAAVEECRHPYTRQLLEAVPAQDPHHRKKRHQELENSL comes from the coding sequence ATGCTTATCGAAACGGAGCTGCTGACCAAAATGTATCGCCAGGACCGGAGGTGGTTCTCCAGGGCTGAGGAAGTCGTGGCGGTCGACCGGGTATCGATTCAGGTCGCGCAAGGGACGGCGATCGGACTCGTCGGGGAGAGCGGCTGCGGCAAAAGCACGCTCTCGCGGCTGCTGCTCGGGCTGGAGCGCGCAACGTCGGGGCGTGTCCTCTACCGGGGGACGGACATTACCGGATGGAGCTCGCGGCGGATGCGGCCATTGAGATCGCGGATGCAGATGGTGTTCCAGAACAGCTTCGCCTCCTTCGATCCGCTGCTAACCGTAGAACGGATCATTGCCGAGCCGTTGGATTATTATCAAAAGCTGTCGGGAGAGGAACGCCGAAGGGAGGTGCTTAGGCTGCTAAGTCTCGTGGAGCTGGACGAGCGGTATTTGAAGCGCTATCCGGATGAGCTGAGCGGCGGCCAGCAGCAGCGAGTCGGAATTGCGCGCGCGCTTGCGCCGGGACCGGAATTGCTCATCTGCGACGAGCCCTTCTCCAGCCTGGACTTTACGCTCCGCAGATCGATGCTGCATCTGCTTCAGAGATTGAAGCGGCAATTGCGCCTGACTTACTTGTTTGTTACCCATGATTTATCGCTCATTCCCGAACTGTGTGACCAGGTCGCCGTTATGCGCCGCGGCCGGGTGATCGAGACGGCGGCAGCTGTGGAAGAGTGCAGGCATCCGTATACGCGTCAGCTGCTAGAGGCTGTTCCCGCTCAAGATCCTCATCACCGGAAAAAAAGACACCAGGAGTTGGAGAACAGCTTATGA
- a CDS encoding ABC transporter ATP-binding protein: MEKSELLCIRQLAVEFGSGEHAVEAVRDVSLDVGSGSIVALIGESGSGKSVTARSVFGLLERSGRVTAGEVWLDGTDLLRLKPRQIRRRRGKDMAMIFQDPANCLNPVLTVGTQMMETIRRHRRVSRREARALVLAQLARVGLPDPAGLWRRYPFQISGGMCQRVMIALALVSGARLLIADEPTTALDVMSQAQILDELSRLRQSGIGILLITHDLSVVAEIADRVYVMKAGRLVEAGDVYDIFERPRHDYTRMLLDSRCLRPHAIEETAMPRGGEQRGTCLSKRSC, encoded by the coding sequence ATGGAGAAAAGTGAACTGCTGTGTATCAGACAGCTTGCGGTTGAATTCGGGTCGGGGGAGCATGCTGTTGAGGCAGTACGGGACGTTAGTCTTGACGTGGGGTCAGGCTCTATCGTCGCTCTGATTGGAGAGAGCGGGAGCGGGAAATCGGTGACGGCGCGCTCCGTGTTCGGTCTGCTTGAGCGGTCCGGCCGGGTAACAGCCGGAGAAGTGTGGCTTGATGGTACGGACTTGCTCCGGCTGAAGCCGCGGCAGATTCGCAGACGAAGAGGGAAGGACATGGCGATGATATTCCAGGATCCGGCGAATTGCTTGAATCCGGTGCTTACGGTCGGCACCCAGATGATGGAGACGATTCGCCGCCATAGGCGTGTGTCGCGCCGGGAGGCCAGAGCGCTCGTGCTCGCTCAGCTCGCACGCGTCGGACTGCCCGATCCCGCGGGATTATGGAGACGCTACCCCTTCCAGATAAGCGGAGGGATGTGCCAACGTGTCATGATTGCGCTAGCGCTTGTCTCGGGTGCGCGCCTGCTGATCGCGGACGAGCCGACTACGGCGCTTGACGTCATGAGCCAGGCGCAGATCTTGGATGAATTGAGCCGGTTGCGCCAGAGCGGCATCGGGATACTGCTGATTACGCATGATCTGAGTGTCGTCGCCGAGATTGCCGATCGCGTCTATGTAATGAAGGCAGGCCGCCTTGTGGAAGCGGGCGATGTGTATGACATTTTCGAGCGGCCCCGTCATGACTATACAAGGATGCTGCTGGACAGCCGCTGCTTGCGGCCGCATGCGATAGAAGAGACGGCGATGCCGAGGGGAGGAGAACAGAGGGGAACATGCTTATCGAAACGGAGCTGCTGA